Proteins from one Myxosarcina sp. GI1 genomic window:
- a CDS encoding YvbH-like oligomerization domain-containing protein, with product MNEYTFEWLTHFHETYSVKDFTSVFEMFIQPNP from the coding sequence ATCAACGAATATACCTTTGAATGGCTGACACACTTTCATGAAACTTACAGCGTCAAAGATTTTACTTCTGTTTTTGAAATGTTTATTCAGCCCAACCCTTAA